The genomic stretch cgtaatgagcttcctaggaagacttaactacatcagccggttcatagcacaatctatgatcgtttgtgagccaatctttaatatgttgaagaaggactccactaccacatggactgatgattgccaaaaaacTTTagatagaatcaaggaatacctatcaacaccaccagtcttagttctgcctgagccgggtagacctctattactctaccttgtagtattaGATGGAGggttcggttgtgttctagggcagtatgatgaaacggggaggaaggagcaggccatctatttcctcagtaagaagttcaccacgtacgaggctcggtattctctgttagagcgcacctgttgtgctttgacttgggtagcttagaagttgaggcactacttctgtgcctatacaacatatctcatatcaagaatggatcccttgaagtacctctttcagaatcccatgcccactggcaagctagccaagtggcaaatcctgttgagtgaatttgacattgtctacgtgactcagaaagcaatcaaaggacaggcattagcagatcaccttgcgGAAAAAACCATGGACGAAGAATacaaacccctgaaaacatattttcctgatgaagaggtatcattcataggagaagacattgtagaatcctatgaagattggagaatgtttttcgatggagcagcaaatttcaacggagttggcataggagtggtcctagtatcaaaaaccggtcagcattatccagtgtctgtcaaactcaggttcccctgcaccaacaatatggccaagtatgaagcctgcatcttagggctcaagatggccattgacatgaacatccaagagttgctagtaattggggattcagacttgcttatacatcaggttcgagaagaatgggcaaccaagaactccaagatactcccttatctgcattatgtgcaggagttgagaaagaggttcacaaagatagaattccagcatgttcccagggtccagaatgaattcgccgatgcactggttaccctatcatccatgatacaacatccaaacaagaatttcattgatcccattctggtaaagatctatgatcagcctgcttactgtgctcatatcaaagaagaagcaaatggaaagccttggtttcatgatatcaaggaatacttatcaaaaggagaatacacAGAGCTCGCAAATGCTATTCAGAAgagcacacttcggaggttatccaataatttctttcacagtggaggaatcttgtacaagaggactcctcatttgggattattaaggtatgtcaacgcaaaggaagcatccaggctattagaggaaattcatgcagagacctgcggtccacatatgaacggctttgttttagcaaagaaaatactctgagctagttacttttggatgattatggaaatagactgcatccagtatgtccgaaagtgccaccgctgccagatacatgcagacatcataaaggtgcctccaaatgagcttaatgcaacaagctcgtcgtggtcgttcgccgcctagggaatggatgttattggaccaatcgaacccacCGCATCAAACGgtcacaggtttatcctagtagcaattgattattttaccaaataggatgaagcagcatcttacaggacagtgaccaagaaagtcgtggtggatttcgtccgcgaccgtatcatgtgtcggttcggaattccatgatctgatgaaatccatgtgtgaaaccttcaagatcaaacacaagaattctacaacctacagaactcagatgaacggagccataGAGGCCGCCaaaaagaatatcaagaagatacttagaaaaatgatagagaagtataagcagtggcacgagaagctatcatttgctttattgggataccgcaccacagtccgcacatcaatagGGCCAACCCCCTACATGTTAGTATATGGTACAGAAGAGGTCATTCCCGCCGAAGTGGAAGtcccttccttgaggatcatacaggaagcagaactcggcgatgcagagtgggtgaagagtcgttacgagaaGCTAGCttttatagatggaaaaagaatgaatgcaatttgatatggtcagctttatcagaacagaatgtccagagccttcaacaaaagagtcaagccgagacagttcacaccggggcagctggtgttaaagaaaatctttccacatcaagatgaagccaaagggaaattctctcccaactggcagggtccgtacatggttcattgggttctaacaggaggagccctcatacttgcagaaatggacagagaagtctggacaaagccgatcaattcagacgtagtcaagcgatactatgtgtaacctttatgctttttttatgatgtaatttgaactacgcctgacctgattcccatttaagaggggatatgtaggaagcCCTACGGGTTCGGTCACAAtccaataaaattttcatttcctccgctattggaaactggggcagaattttgaggaggaccctcaaaatttcgaagtcgattccagccatttatcagtAACAGCCATCAGAAGCaacagcccagtaaactggggcagaattttgaggaggactctcaaaattctggagcaagagaagttgcaatgtcttgaaccacgtcgcagttgtcggttcatctaaagacaactattcttaattatgtacttatgttatgcttttactaaatcatgcatgtttattactaaaattaccttgtttagcaatgctaccccagtgATATATACGGTATCGCCGGATCAAaaccgagcaggtcaagcaaagcgagtggggatacgaactaatctttccccctttacaaactcacgattttttttggatgcaggcacttgagttgcaaaatcatcaaatatactatacgctcactcacaaagttcaagAATATAACTCtctgaaccgttgcacttgctcgcaattgctatccgcacaacagtgtccccaacaagcacaatatccccagcaatcacgataccgcaatacgctatcagctaagaaaactctattgccatttgccatttttacttcctgcataaggctaccattctgccttccgagactaagctctgtctccattctctgcattgcataatgctactattctgccttccgaggttaagctctacctccatctgcattctctacattgcataaggctatcattctgccttccgaggttaagctctacctccatctgcattctctgcattgcctaaggctaccattctgccttccgagactaagttctgtctccatctgcattctctgcattgcataaggctaccattctgtcttccgaggttaagctctacctccatctgtattctccgcattgcataaggctaccattttgccttctgaggttaagctctacctccatctgcattctctgtattgtataaggctaccattctgccttctgaggttaagctctacctccatcttgcatggctgaaagatcgccacttcatttacatcttgcatggctgaaagatcgccacttcatttacatcttgcatcggctgaaagatcgccactttatttacattttgcattggctgaaagatcgccacttcatttacatcttgcatggctgaaagatcgccacttcatttacatcttgcatcggctaaaagatttccactttatttacattttgcattggctgaaagatcgccacttcatttacatcttgcatggttgaaagattgtcacttcatttacattttgcattggctgaaagatcgccaccttatttacattttgcattggctgaaatatcaccacctACCGCATCTCATAGGCTtaaagatcgccaaatcatccaaaggcatcattgttcggaggcaccattttcataggccgagaacgccatgccatggcctgaggaccccttttatcttttgcatatcattattcaaaggcgttatagtttggaggcatcattatcatagcccgagagcaccatttcatggcctgtgaatccttattatacgcttcatggcccaagacgtcatggtctgaggacatcatcctaaccgtccaaagacaacattcatggtccgatggaaacttgcatcatatttaaatttccgcacaatacattgtttatttgcagtaaaccagcgagcaacggccgtctcagcaggagcgatcccgctctagTTACCGCATCCCCATTAGGCCTTAACCATCCAGCCCAACCTAaacattgcgtccgttcttggaaAATCTCCATCGACATATTCCTCCGACGGATCCTGGACTACATATggtctgattcctgtaagactaaGGATATATAGGCtaaggatatataggcagctcaggAGCCAAGGCTCGATCAAATTCTTCATACCATCCGTTCAGTCAAAATttgccatcatatctttacccgataactctttcatccttcccgggtaaagaggggcagctgttgatatccaattttttcctatatattttcatatgcaaaatactttcaaaatagcatacgtatgtatatataagcatgtccaaatgttttattatttttccaattttaaaaaaaaaaagatttttaaatcaatttatcaccttattttattagaaaaaaccaataattatttctcaaattatcatttttggtaactcctttatttaattctcatatttataccaaaatatagctaaggtaatttttgcacattttttacaaatttattgaatgtttttaaaattaaattacacataattgcaattttagcctattttaagatttaattgtgtttataattacaaaattgattccaatatttttaatttaatatttatgtattattaattaaatgagtacctttaatttattttcagaaatcattttactattcttataaaataaaaaggggaaatggctatttaaatactagccctaacTATTTCGATTTTAGCCTTAATCAACCCTCCCAATTgaccccaatttcaatttcaaatggac from Nicotiana sylvestris chromosome 12, ASM39365v2, whole genome shotgun sequence encodes the following:
- the LOC138882802 gene encoding uncharacterized protein; this encodes MSLKIKEEVTKQVKDKVLRVVEYLTCLANIVPVPKKDGKKAIKGQALADHLAEKTMDEEYKPLKTYFPDEEIKHKNSTTYRTQMNGAIEAAKKNIKKILRKMIEKYKQWHEKLSFALLGYRTTVRTSIGPTPYMLVYGTEEVIPAEVEVPSLRIIQEAELGDAEWVKSRYEKLAFIDGKRMNAI